The following proteins are encoded in a genomic region of Actinomycetota bacterium:
- a CDS encoding Atu2307/SP_0267 family LLM class monooxygenase yields the protein MELGVFTFVQGDPSVAPAERMRNVLEEAELADQLGLDVFGVGEHHRSDFLASAPAVVLAAVAARTTRVRLTSTVSVISSDDPVRVFEGFATLDLLSEGRAEIMAGRGSFVEPFPLFGYDLADYDELFAEKLELLLEIRRSEIVTWSGRHRSPIEGRGVYPRPVQDPLPVWIAVGGNPPSAVRAGALGLPMALAIIGGEPARFKPIAQLHAEAARRGGHEPPRLSINSHGYIAETSQAAMNESYPAVSAAMNKIGRERGWPPMSRPQYEASATLHGANFVGSPQQVVEKILFQHEIFGHDRFLLQFTVGTIPHRQVMRSIELFGTEVAPVVRRELARSPV from the coding sequence ATGGAACTGGGCGTATTCACCTTCGTGCAGGGCGACCCGTCGGTCGCGCCCGCCGAGCGCATGCGCAACGTGCTCGAGGAGGCCGAGCTCGCCGACCAGCTCGGCCTGGACGTCTTCGGGGTCGGTGAGCACCACCGCTCGGACTTCCTCGCCTCCGCTCCTGCGGTCGTGCTGGCCGCGGTTGCAGCGCGCACGACCCGGGTCAGGCTCACGAGCACGGTCTCGGTCATCAGCTCGGACGACCCCGTCCGCGTGTTCGAAGGGTTCGCGACGTTGGACCTGCTGTCGGAGGGCCGCGCCGAGATCATGGCGGGCCGAGGTTCGTTCGTGGAGCCGTTCCCGCTCTTCGGCTACGACCTCGCAGACTACGACGAGCTGTTCGCCGAGAAGCTCGAGCTGCTGCTCGAGATCCGGCGATCAGAGATCGTGACGTGGTCGGGACGTCACCGGTCGCCCATCGAAGGACGCGGGGTGTACCCGAGGCCGGTGCAGGACCCGCTCCCGGTCTGGATCGCGGTGGGCGGGAACCCGCCATCGGCCGTGCGCGCCGGAGCCCTCGGACTGCCGATGGCTCTGGCGATCATCGGCGGGGAGCCGGCTCGGTTCAAGCCGATCGCGCAGCTGCACGCGGAGGCGGCCCGCCGCGGGGGCCACGAGCCTCCCCGCCTGAGCATCAACTCGCACGGCTACATCGCCGAGACCTCGCAGGCAGCGATGAACGAGTCCTACCCCGCCGTGTCCGCCGCCATGAACAAGATCGGGCGCGAACGCGGTTGGCCCCCTATGTCCCGTCCCCAGTACGAGGCGAGCGCCACGCTGCACGGCGCCAACTTCGTCGGCAGCCCGCAACAGGTCGTAGAGAAGATCCTCTTCCAGCACGAGATCTTCGGACACGACCGGTTCCTGCTGCAGTTCACGGTCGGGACGATCCCGCACCGTCAGGTGATGAGGTCGATCGAGCTGTTCGGGACCGAGGTCGCCCCGGTGGTGCGCCGCGAGCTCGCCCGCAGCCCCGTCTAG